DNA from Desulfarculus baarsii DSM 2075:
GGCGGCCAGGCCGTCGGCCTTGACCACCACCGGCCCGCCCAGGTTGCGGCAATGGTCCTTGGCCTGGGCCGCGTCGTCGAAGATCCGGCACTGGGCCGTGGGCACGCCGGCGGCCTCCATCACCTCCTTGGCGAAGGCCTTGGAGCCCTCCAGCCGGGCGGCGGCGGCGCTGGGCCCGGCCACCAGCAGTCCGGCCTGTTCGAAAACGTCGGTCAGGCCGGCCACCAGCGGGGCCTCGGGGCCGACCACGGTCAGGTCGATGTGGTTGTCGAGGGCAAAGGCCTTGAGCCCGGCTATATCATCGGGGTCGATGGTCAGGCAGGTGGCCAGGCCGGCCATGCCGGGGTTGCCGGGGGCGCAGAAGATGGCCTGGACCTTGGGGCTCTGGGCCAGCTTCCAAACAATGGCGTGCTCGCGGCCGCCGCCGCCGATCACCAGGATTTTCATCGAGTCGATGCTCCCGCGCCCAGGGCGGCCGTCAGCGGGCCAGGCGCTTTTCCATGTAGTCGGCGATGGCGCCGTCGTATTGGTTGGTCAGGCGGAAGGCCTTGGCCGCCAGCCGGGCCCTGGTCTTTTCGCCCACGCCGCCGCCAAGCTCGGCCATCTCGGCCAACACGGCGTCGTAGTCGGCCGGGTCGGTGACCACCACCACGCCCTGGTGGTTTTTGGCCGAGGCGCGGATCAGGCACGGTCCGCCGATGTCGATGTTTTCGATGGCGTCCTCGAAGGAGCAGCCAGGCTGGGCCACGGTGGCCTCGAAGGCGTAGAGGTTGACGCAGACCAGGTCGATGGGGGCGATGTGGTGCTCGGCCAGTTGGGCGCGGTGAGACTGGTCGTCGCGCCGGGCCAGGATGCCGCCGTGGATGCGCGGGTGCAGGGTCTTGACCCGGCCGTCAAGCATTTCGGGAAAGCCGGTGACCTCGGCCACGTCGCCGACCTTGAGCCCGCCCTGGCGCAGGGCCTTGGCCGTGCCGCCGGTGCTGATGAGCGTCACGCCCATCCGGGCCAGGCCCTGGGCGAACTCGACCACGCCGGCCTTGTCGGTGACGCTGATCAGCGCCCGCATGATCTTGCGGTTCATGTGCTCCTCCGCGGTTTTTGGCGTTTGGCCCTGTTCTAGCACGGACGGCCCGCCGGCACAAGGGGGCGACCAGCTTGCCCGCCCCCAAAAGAAACCGCCCGCCAGGGCCGGGCGGCCGCGACGGGCGGTGGAGGAAAAGCCCCGCTGGGGGTTTTAGTTGTGCTCGGTAAACTCGGCGTCGACCACGTCGTCGTCGGCCTTGTTGGCCGCGCCGCCCTGGGGCCCGGCCTGCTGAGCGCCGCCGGGCTGGCCCTGTTGCTGGGTCTGCGAGGAATAGAGGGCCTGGGCCATGGCGTGGCTGGCGCTCTGCAAGGCCTCGAACTGCTGCTGGATGCGGCCGTGATCCTCGGACTTGAGGGCGTCCTTGGCGTCGGCCAGGGCTTTTTCCATGCTGCCGATGGTGGCGGCGTCGAGCTTTTCCTTGTTCTCGTTCAAGAGCTTTTCGGTCTGGTAGACCATCGAGTCGAGCTGGTTGCGGGCCTCGACGGCCTTGCGCCGCTCGGCGTCTTCCTTCTCGAAGCGCTTGGCGTCCTGGACCATGCGCTCGACTTCCTTGTCGTCGATGCCGCTGCTGGCCTTGATCTCGATGGACTGCTGCTTGCCGGTGGCCATGTCCTTGGCGCTGACGTGGACGATGCCGTTGGCGTCGATGTCGAAGGTGACCTCCACCTGGGGCACGCCGCGCGGCGCGGGGGGGATGCCCGTGAGCTGGAAGTGACCCAGGGTGCGGTTATCCTTGGCGAACTCGCGCTCGCCCTGCAAGACGTGGATATCCACCGTCGTCTGGTTGTCGGCGGCGGTGCTGAAGGTCTCGCTCTTGCGGGTGGGGATGGTGGTGTTGCGCTCGATGAGCTTGGTCATCACACCGCCCAGGGTTTCGATGCCCAGGCTCAGCGGAGTCACGTCCAAAAGCAGCACATCGCCCACCGTGCCGGCCAGCACGCCGCCCTGGATCGCCGCGCCCACGGCCACGACCTCATCGGGGTTGACGCCCTTGTGGGGCTCCTTGCCGAAAAAGTCCTTGACCATCTCCTGGACCTTGGGGATGCGCGTCGAGCCGCCCACCAGCACGACCTCGTCGATCTGCGAGGATTGCAGCCCGGCGTCGGACAGGGCCCGCTTGCAGGGCTCCAGCGTCCGCTTGAGGATGTCCTCCACCAGGGCCTCGAACTTGGCCCGGCCCAGCTTGACGTTCAGGTGCTTGGGCCCCGAGGCGTCGGCGGTGATGAAGGGCAGGTTGACGTCGGTCTCCGAAGCCGTCGAAAGCTCCATCTTGGCCTTTTCGGCCGCCTCGCGCAGGCGTTGCAGGGCCATCGGATCCTTGGACAGATCAATGCCCTGGTCTTTCTTGAACTCGCCCACCAGCCAGTCGATGAGGCGCTGGTCGATGTTGTCGCCGCCCAGGTGGGTGTCGCCGTTGGTGCTCTTGACCTCGACCACGCCGTCGCCCACCTCGAGGATGGAAATATCAAAGGTGCCGCCGCCGAAGTCGAACACGGCGATGGTCTCGTTGGTCTTTTTGTCCAGGCCATAGGCCAGCGCGGCGGCCGTGGGCTCGTTGATGATGCGCTTGACCTCCAGCCCGGCGATCTTGCCGGCGTCCTTGGTGGCTTGGCGCTGGCCGTCGTTGAAATAGGCCGGCACCGTGATCACCGCGGCGGTGATCTTCTCGCCCAGATAATCCTCGGCGGCCTTTTTCAGCTTGCCCAAAACCATGGCGCTGATCTCGGGCGGCGAATACTTCTTGCCTTGCACCACCACATTGACCTGGCCCGAGCCAGAGTCCTCCACCGCGTAGGGCGCCTGCTTGACTTCCTCGGCGCACTCGGACAGCCGCCGGCCCATGAAGCGCTTGATGGAGTAAACCGTGTTGGTGGGGTTGGTCACGGCCTGGCGCTTGGCGCTGGCCCCGACCAGGCGCTCGCCCTTGTCGGTGATGGCCACCACGCTGGGCGTGGTGCGCGCCCCTTCCTCGTTGGTGATCACCTTGGGCTCGCCGCCCTCCATGATGGCCACCACGCTGTTGGTGGTGCCAAGGTCGATGCCGATGATCTTTTCAGACATCAGATTATTCCTCCCGAAGTTTATTTGCTCCGCCGGCAAAGGCGGCGGGCTGGTATCGATCGCACGCGAGCGGGGCCGCGAGGGCCCCTTCTGATCATGGAAGTTAAGACCGGGCGCGGCCAAGTCAAGGGCAGCCCAGGGCAAATCAGGCCCGGCGGGTAATTTTTTCGCGGCAAACGACCACCCGCCGCACCCCGGCTGGCAAATTTGGTTTGACGCAAAACTTTATTCGCTGCTATGCTGAAAGCCTGAAAGCGAGAAGCCAATTGGAGCGCAAACCAGAAAACATCCTCGCGCTGGCGGCCAGACTGCGCGAAAAATCCAACCGCTTCCTGGTCGACCAACTGGCCCGGCGCGGCGTGCAAGGCTTCATCCCGGCCCACGGAGACCTGATGGTCGCCCTTTTTCGCCACGGCCCCCTGCCCATGAAAGACCTGGCCAAGCTCATAGACCGCGACAAATCCACGCTCACGGCCCTGGTCGACAGGCTGGTCGAGCGCGGCCTGGCCCAAAAGCAAAAAGACCACGCCGACAGCCGCGTCACCCTGGTTTCGGCCACGCCAAGCGGCCTGGCCCTGAAGCCGCTGTTCATCGAAGTCGGGCAAGCCTTTTGGAAAAAATTGTTCAACGGCTTTTCCGAAGGCGAAAAAATCATCGCGGCCGAGCTGCTGGGCCGCATGAACGACAATATGAGCTGATTTTTTTGCCAACATAGTTTGTCGCCAAACCTTTTCGCCCGTCGGCGCGAGGCGGGCGGGCAAGGAGCGAGGGCCATGAAATTCGACGGCAAGCAAGCGCCGGAATGGATGGACAAAAATCAGCTCAAACAACTATTGA
Protein-coding regions in this window:
- the dnaK gene encoding molecular chaperone DnaK, which codes for MSEKIIGIDLGTTNSVVAIMEGGEPKVITNEEGARTTPSVVAITDKGERLVGASAKRQAVTNPTNTVYSIKRFMGRRLSECAEEVKQAPYAVEDSGSGQVNVVVQGKKYSPPEISAMVLGKLKKAAEDYLGEKITAAVITVPAYFNDGQRQATKDAGKIAGLEVKRIINEPTAAALAYGLDKKTNETIAVFDFGGGTFDISILEVGDGVVEVKSTNGDTHLGGDNIDQRLIDWLVGEFKKDQGIDLSKDPMALQRLREAAEKAKMELSTASETDVNLPFITADASGPKHLNVKLGRAKFEALVEDILKRTLEPCKRALSDAGLQSSQIDEVVLVGGSTRIPKVQEMVKDFFGKEPHKGVNPDEVVAVGAAIQGGVLAGTVGDVLLLDVTPLSLGIETLGGVMTKLIERNTTIPTRKSETFSTAADNQTTVDIHVLQGEREFAKDNRTLGHFQLTGIPPAPRGVPQVEVTFDIDANGIVHVSAKDMATGKQQSIEIKASSGIDDKEVERMVQDAKRFEKEDAERRKAVEARNQLDSMVYQTEKLLNENKEKLDAATIGSMEKALADAKDALKSEDHGRIQQQFEALQSASHAMAQALYSSQTQQQGQPGGAQQAGPQGGAANKADDDVVDAEFTEHN
- a CDS encoding MarR family winged helix-turn-helix transcriptional regulator, with protein sequence MERKPENILALAARLREKSNRFLVDQLARRGVQGFIPAHGDLMVALFRHGPLPMKDLAKLIDRDKSTLTALVDRLVERGLAQKQKDHADSRVTLVSATPSGLALKPLFIEVGQAFWKKLFNGFSEGEKIIAAELLGRMNDNMS